TTTGGATGGCATCATCGTAACTCCTCAATTTGTTTTGCGGGAGTTGCAACTGGTAGCCGATTCTGCCGACTCTTTGAAGCGCAACCGAGGCCGTCGCGGGCTGGATATTCTCCAACGTCTGCAGAAAGTGGCTTCCCTAAATATTCAGATTGTGGAAGACGACTTTCCCACCATCCGAGAAGTGGACTTGAAGCTCATCGAGTTGGCGAAATTGTACGAGGGAAAGATCATTACTAACGATTTCAACCTTAATAAGGTCGCTCAGCTTCAAGGAGTAGAGGTCCTTAATATTAACGAACTGGCGAACTCGCTCAAGCCGATCGTGCTGCCCGGCGAGATTATGAAGGTTTTCATTCTTAAGGAAGGCAAGGAATATAACCAGGGCGTAGCTTATCTCGACGATGGCACCATGGTGGTAGTAGACAATGCCCGCAAAATGATTGGGAAGAACATAGATATCTCGGTCACATCAGTGCTCCAGACCACGGCAGGCAAGATGATTTTCGGAAAGTTTGACGAACGCAACATGCGCCCAGAGGTACCCAAAGCAGCGCCGATGGCCGAGCCTCTACAGGAGTCGCGTAAGCCCCACCCGATCATGGCCGAACGGCCGCTGGAGTAGTAATCCATTTTTGGCTGGCGGTCCAGTCGGAAGAAACTTCGAGATTTGAACTGCGGCAGACCCGCTCGTATACTGGCGGCCCAGTGAAGGTCGTCGCCATCATTCCCGCTGCGGGTTTGGGCACGCGCATGGCAGCCGCCGAAAATGCGCCGCGCGCCGTAATCGGCAAGACACCTTCCAAGCAATTCACTGAATTGCTAGGGACGCCCATCCTGATACATACCCTTCGCAGATTTGTGAGCAGTCCGTATGTACAGGAAATCTACGTTGCATTACGACAAGCTGAAGCGGAAAACTTTCGTCCGCGGCTGGAGAAGGAACACTTCAGCAAGAAGATTTTCCTGGTTGAGGGGGGTGAGCACCGCCAGCAATCGGTAGCCAACGCTCTGGCGCAGGTGAAAGCTGAGCCGAGCGACGTGATTCTTGTGCACGATGCGGTACGCCCCCTGGTGGAGGAAGAAGTCATTGCCAATGTGGTTGACGCCGCAAAGAAATATGGAGCCGCCATTGCCGGCTTACCTGCCGTGGACACGGTGAAGCAGGTGGAACGCACAGCCGAAGGTGCGATCATCAGCTCTACTTTGCCGAGAGAACGCATAGTGCTGGCGCAGACGCCGCAGGGCTTCCACTTCAGTGTTCTGAAAAAAGCTTTTGAGGATGCGGCCGAGGCCGGCTTTGTGGGCACTGATGAGGCCTCGCTGGTAGAGCGTTTCGGACATGAAGTCGCGGTGGTGATGGGCTCGCCGCGGAATCTGAAGATCACAACCCCGGCCGATCTGGAACTGGCCGAGTTCTACATGTCACAGCCCGCCCGAAGGGCCGCGGGTTAGTTTTCGTCCACCCATGAGAATTGGCTACGGCTGGGATTCGCACGAGTTCAAAAAGGGCATTCCGCTCAAAATCGGCGGGGTTGTAATCCCGCATGGGCGGGGTCTCGCCGGGCACTCTGATGGCGACGTTTTGCTGCATGCTTTGACCGACGCCCTGCTGGGCGCAGTGGCAGCCGGCGACATCGGAACGCATTTCCCTGCCTCTGATCCTAAGTGGAAGGGCGCTGATTCCGTAACTTTCCTGCGCGAAGCTCTGCGCAGGGTCATGCAAGCCGGATATACGGTAGCCAATGTGGACTCCACCCTGATTGTGGCCGAACCGAAGATCAGCCCCCATGCGGCGAAGATTCAGGCGCGGGTGGCGGAACTGCTCGGCGTACCGGGGTCGTGTGTTGGTATCAAAGCCAAAACACCGGAAGGGATGGGGACCGACAATGCGGCCATCGCGCATGTGGTTGTGTTGCTGATTAAAAAGCCGGGCGATGATCGGAGGCAAAAGGCGGCGATGGAAGCCATTCCACAGCCGGAAATTGACAAGGTTGTTGATGAAGTCTTACGGGATGTTCCTACTCCGGCTATAGACAAATCGCGCAAACCTGCTACCAAACTCAAGAAATAATCAGCAGCTTCCTTTGGGAAACACAGCGGACTGTTTATTTGTTTTGCCGCTGGCGCGCAGCTTCTACCAATGCGCCGAAGATCGCCTGTGAAGCGTGCTCGTGGGGTGAGCGCTCTGGGTGCCATTGCACAGCAAGAACGAAGTGATCAGGAGAGGTGCCTTCCAGAGCTTCTATAACGCCGTCGGGCTGGCTGTGCGCCACCGCCCGCAAACCTTCACCGACCGTTTCGGCCGCCTGGTGGTGACTGGAATTCACGCCGATTTCGGGGGCGTTGCCTTTGCCCGGTGCGGTGCTCAGAATTTTCGCAAAGTGTGATTGCGGTTCGATCAGCACTCTGTGTGCTTCCTTCTTTTCTTTGTCCGTGTGGTCAATGCCAGTTTCGAGGTGCTGCACCAATGTTCCCCGGCAAAAGACATTCAGTGCCTGTAGCCCGTAGCAGATTCCCAGGATCGGTTTGCGATTCTTGAAGGCTTCTTTCAGCAGGAGCGTATCTTTCTCATCGCGGCGGGGGTCAGGCGCATGCGTTTTAGGATGTCTTTGAGCCTGGTATTGCTCGGGATCAATATCCGCACGACTGCCCGGCAACAAGACAGCATCACATTCGCGGAGAAGCTTCGCAGCTTGGTCGAGTTCGCTTTCAAGTGGGATGCGGACCGGTTCTCCGCCTGCTTGTTCCACCGCTCGTTCATAATGTGGCAAGGTGCGCTGAGCATACTCGGTGTCGGAGTGGGGCACCGGTATAGCAATTCGCGGCTTCCTTCTGCTTTCCATCAGAACCCCCGCCACGCTGTCAGGCGTTGCCGGTAGCGGCGAAACTCGTTGACCAATGCCGCTACGAACACTACTCCGGCTACGGCAGCGGCTACCGGGAGTGCCACATGGCGGTAAGCATTGGCCATGTCCGAATGCTGCCCGCCGATCGCGCCTGCTACGGCCGTTCCGAGAATCCCTAACAGCAGGCTGACGGCGAAGCTGAGCAGCGTCAGCAGCAAGGTGATGAATAGCGCGCGAAATAGCACACCCGCCAGGCGGGGTTTGCGAGTCACCAGCTCGTCGGAGGCGGGCATCCAGTGCCCAGCATACAACGGTTAGGCACCTGTCCACACCTGAGGCCAGAAGCAACAAAAACCTTGCTGTTCTAATCGCTGCGCTAGAATAAAGGCGATGCCACAAGCGGTAAACGTGATTACGCGCAGCCCCTCGGAGGTGGTCCAGCAAACCCCCGTGGCGCAGGCAGCCAACGGGATCTGCTTTGCTTCCAGCGGCGAGGTCACTCTTGCAACCAGCGACTTGGAACGCATGGTTGCCGCGGTGCCACGCTCTGCCGCAGCCGCGCTCCGGGACAAAGCGTATTACTTTGTTCCGCTGACGGTCAGCCAAGGAGACGAGACGATAATCGCTGATCGCTACGATGTCACTTTGAGCGACAACGCGGTTTGCCACCGCAACCTGACTCTGGGCGATTCGCAATGCGTTTTTATTTCGACGCGATTGATGGATGACAAATTCTCCGTCGCATTCGAGTTTTATATAAACGTGGCGCACGCGATAGTAGAGAGGGCGGGTGTATCCGGCGCATTCTCCGATCTGTCTTGGAAGCAGGTACAAGAAGGGGTACGCGGCGAAGGCAGCTTGGACGCGTTTGAGCTACGCAAGCTGGCTACAACTCCAGGACCGGAGACGGAAAAACACACCAACGACTACTTTGCGGCGGCCTTTTCCGATGCTATTGCGGTTTACCTGCTCTCGCTTTACATAGACGTTGACTATCATGACCTGCGGGAGCGCGATTACCCGCTGCTCGCTCCCACTGCACTGGCGGAGCGCCTCCGGAAGGTTGCAGAACTATTTCCCCCCAACCCAGGCTTCGAATTCGCGATCTACTACAAGCGGCGGACATAGGTGCCCGGCGGTTTTCCTTTAGGATTGAATCACTTCATGACTAAAATGAGCTTGCCATGATTGCGCACCTGCGCGGACGACTGCTCTCCAAACATCCTAACCAGGCTGTTATTGAGACCGCGGGCGTTGGTTATGACGTAACCATTAGCGTGCCGACGTTTTCCGGGCTCCCGGCATTAGGCAGCGAAGTTGCGCTGCACGTTCACACCCACGTGCGCGAAGACTCGATTGCGCTGTACGGGTTCCTACGGTCCAGTGACAAACAACTCTTTGAGCGGTTGATCTCAGTCAGCGGAATTGGACCGAAGCTGGGGATCACAATTCTGAGTGGTATGTCCGGCGAAGAGATGGTTGCCGCTATTCGCGGAAACGATGTCGCTCGGCTTACGCGCATACCCGGGATCGGCAAGAAGACGGCCGAACGTATGGTGTTGGAACTGCGGGACAAGCTCGAAGATTTTGGGGCTGCACCGCCGGTGGCTGCCGCTACTCCGGTAGAGGAAGATGTGCTCTCGGCGTTGGTCAACCTGGGGTATCAGCGAATTGCAGCCGAGCGGGCGCTCTCCAAGGTGACGGGCGGATCGGGAAATGGTGTTCGCGGAAGAGAGGCCCCCTTTGAGGGGCTATTCCGGGAAACCCTGGCGCTCTTATCTAAATAGGCCGCGCAGCCGTTAATTGCCGACAAACTTCAAACGTAGGTCGCGGTCTTTCTGGCACATTTCCGCCATTTCTTTTACTTTTCGCCAGGCCTCGGCTTGTGAATCGTCGTGCGCACGGTCGCGTACCCGCTCCCATTCTTCAATAAGGGGTGCCATCTGCAAGTGATTGAAAATGGTATGGCCGTAAGGGTCAATACACCGCAACATGGGAAACGCGGCTTCTTCATAGGTGGGAACAATTCCGTGCAGCATCACCCATTCGCTACGTTCCCCGAGCTCATCTTCCAGTTTTACTACCCAAGACATTGATCCAGGTCCTTCGATAGCGTAGGGCTTAAATTCTAGGACGGCGCAGGTAATTTATCATTTCCCGATGCAAAACGTGCTGAAGATCAGGTTGAGGATGTCGTCGGCGGTCGTGGCACCGGTGATTTCATCGAGGGAGCGCAAGGCGTTGTAAAGGTCGAGCAGCAGCATTTCGTGCGGCACTTTGATATGCACCGCGTCGGCAGCTTTCTTGAGCGCACGCAAAGAACTATCAACCAGCGCCCCGTGACGCGCATTGGTGAGGAACCCGCTCTCGCGTTGTACCCCATCGCCACCGACTTGCCGCAGGATTTCCCTCCGCAGTTCTGGAATTCCTTGGCCTGTAATGGCCGAGGTGCGGACCTTGGGAAGCGTGGAATTCGATATTCCCAAACTTGAAGAGGCAATGTCAGACTTGTTCTCGACGATAATCCCTTGGCTCTGCTGCACTTGCTGCAGAAGCCGCTGATCTTCGCCGGTTGTGGGCTGCGACGCGTCCACTACCATCAGCACCAGGTCTGCATCGGCGAGCGCCTCTATGGATTTCTTGATCCCGATGCTCTCCACCTCATCCAGCGCGTGCCGGATGCCAGCAGTGTCCACCAGCTTTACGGGGATACCTTCCAGCGAAACGGTTTCGCTGACCAAGTCGCGCGTGGTGCCCGGTGAGGCGGTAACGATGGCGCGCTCCCGTTCGACCAGGCAATTGAAGAGGCTGGACTTGCCCACATTCGGGCGGCCTACGATCGCCAAGGTCAATCCTTCATGAACGATTTTTCCGTAGGATAAAGACCCCGCAAGGTCCTGTAACGGGCGCTGCACTGCTGCAATACTGCTGAGGACCTGCTCCGCAGGAAGCACCGAGACGTCATCCTCCGCGAAATCTATTCCCGCTTCCAGGAGGGCGATCAACTCAACCAGTTTCTGCTTGATGGGCTGTAGGCGCTTCGCGAGTGCGCCTCCGAGTTGCTGGGCAGCAATCTTGGCCTGATAGAGGGTTTGCGACTCGATCAGGTCGCGGACCGCCTCGGCTTGCGCCAGATCAAGCCGCCCATTTAAGAAGGCTCGCATGGTGAATTCGCCCGGTTCGGCGAGGCGCGCACCATTGGCCAGTGCCGTCGCCACGATGTGTTGCAGCACCACCGGTGAACCGTGCGCAGATATCTCCACTACATCGTCGGTGGTATAGGAATGTGGCTTGGCAAAGAACGTGACTACTACTTCGTCGATCTTGCTGACATCGGCATTCACGCCGGGTTCTACCAACTCAGTGAAGGTCGCCTTCCCGGGTTCAAGTTCGTGACGCAGCCGCAGCATGGCAGCAGCGATGGTGCGCGCTTCTGGCCCGCTGAGGCGAACGACTCCTATCCCTCCCCGTCCTGGTGGGGTGGAAATGGCGACGATGGTGTCATCCAGATGCATAACGCTTTTTTGATTCTAGCGGGTGAGCAGGATGGTAGGAGGACGACCGTGATTGGACTACCTGCCCGCAAAGGGAGCGAACGCAGAACTCTATTCCGCGCCGCGGCGAACAACCCGTGCCGGAGTCGCCCTCATGCCCAAACGCTCCAGGATTTGCGGCGCCACGGGCTTTAGCCTGAGCTGCTGACGAAGAAATTCATCCCGATCCATTAAGGCG
This DNA window, taken from Terriglobales bacterium, encodes the following:
- a CDS encoding PIN domain-containing protein, which produces MDLILVRLIFILVVAGSCYLLQPFGLRAPIAAAVGGLIGLSVILFEVRLHKVSLKRLIGAAIGSVLGILGAYLFSLVIKDSIAPGHTQSFLQLMVMLLMAYIGLIVGANKGDLLNLAALGGVFGGEKQGRKAHKILDTSVIIDGRIADIAETGFLDGIIVTPQFVLRELQLVADSADSLKRNRGRRGLDILQRLQKVASLNIQIVEDDFPTIREVDLKLIELAKLYEGKIITNDFNLNKVAQLQGVEVLNINELANSLKPIVLPGEIMKVFILKEGKEYNQGVAYLDDGTMVVVDNARKMIGKNIDISVTSVLQTTAGKMIFGKFDERNMRPEVPKAAPMAEPLQESRKPHPIMAERPLE
- the ispD gene encoding 2-C-methyl-D-erythritol 4-phosphate cytidylyltransferase, giving the protein MKVVAIIPAAGLGTRMAAAENAPRAVIGKTPSKQFTELLGTPILIHTLRRFVSSPYVQEIYVALRQAEAENFRPRLEKEHFSKKIFLVEGGEHRQQSVANALAQVKAEPSDVILVHDAVRPLVEEEVIANVVDAAKKYGAAIAGLPAVDTVKQVERTAEGAIISSTLPRERIVLAQTPQGFHFSVLKKAFEDAAEAGFVGTDEASLVERFGHEVAVVMGSPRNLKITTPADLELAEFYMSQPARRAAG
- the ispF gene encoding 2-C-methyl-D-erythritol 2,4-cyclodiphosphate synthase — its product is MRIGYGWDSHEFKKGIPLKIGGVVIPHGRGLAGHSDGDVLLHALTDALLGAVAAGDIGTHFPASDPKWKGADSVTFLREALRRVMQAGYTVANVDSTLIVAEPKISPHAAKIQARVAELLGVPGSCVGIKAKTPEGMGTDNAAIAHVVVLLIKKPGDDRRQKAAMEAIPQPEIDKVVDEVLRDVPTPAIDKSRKPATKLKK
- a CDS encoding gamma-glutamyl-gamma-aminobutyrate hydrolase family protein (Members of this family of hydrolases with an active site Cys residue belong to MEROPS family C26.), yielding MESRRKPRIAIPVPHSDTEYAQRTLPHYERAVEQAGGEPVRIPLESELDQAAKLLRECDAVLLPGSRADIDPEQYQAQRHPKTHAPDPRRDEKDTLLLKEAFKNRKPILGICYGLQALNVFCRGTLVQHLETGIDHTDKEKKEAHRVLIEPQSHFAKILSTAPGKGNAPEIGVNSSHHQAAETVGEGLRAVAHSQPDGVIEALEGTSPDHFVLAVQWHPERSPHEHASQAIFGALVEAARQRQNK
- the ruvA gene encoding Holliday junction branch migration protein RuvA is translated as MIAHLRGRLLSKHPNQAVIETAGVGYDVTISVPTFSGLPALGSEVALHVHTHVREDSIALYGFLRSSDKQLFERLISVSGIGPKLGITILSGMSGEEMVAAIRGNDVARLTRIPGIGKKTAERMVLELRDKLEDFGAAPPVAAATPVEEDVLSALVNLGYQRIAAERALSKVTGGSGNGVRGREAPFEGLFRETLALLSK
- the mnmE gene encoding tRNA uridine-5-carboxymethylaminomethyl(34) synthesis GTPase MnmE; this translates as MHLDDTIVAISTPPGRGGIGVVRLSGPEARTIAAAMLRLRHELEPGKATFTELVEPGVNADVSKIDEVVVTFFAKPHSYTTDDVVEISAHGSPVVLQHIVATALANGARLAEPGEFTMRAFLNGRLDLAQAEAVRDLIESQTLYQAKIAAQQLGGALAKRLQPIKQKLVELIALLEAGIDFAEDDVSVLPAEQVLSSIAAVQRPLQDLAGSLSYGKIVHEGLTLAIVGRPNVGKSSLFNCLVERERAIVTASPGTTRDLVSETVSLEGIPVKLVDTAGIRHALDEVESIGIKKSIEALADADLVLMVVDASQPTTGEDQRLLQQVQQSQGIIVENKSDIASSSLGISNSTLPKVRTSAITGQGIPELRREILRQVGGDGVQRESGFLTNARHGALVDSSLRALKKAADAVHIKVPHEMLLLDLYNALRSLDEITGATTADDILNLIFSTFCIGK